The window GGTTAAGGGACAGTGGGACATTATTCAAAGTCACAGAAGGACGCAAAACAAGATGGGAACCTCCTCCACACTAAAACCTGTCCACCGGGGCTTGTAGCCTTCTTCATACTCATCAAGCACCAGATCGACCCGGATGCTTCTTTATTGGTGGGGAGACACAGAATGATTTGTCTACATAAGGGACTATTACTGagcaaggaaaaagaaactgtTAACATACATGTCCACATGACAGCATCCCAAATTTATGGTGTCGAATGAAAGGGATGAGATGCAAAATCTACACTTCAAGATTGCACTGGTGTGACATTCGGGGGAGCGGGGGTAGCACCAGATAAGAAACAGATGGGTTACTGTAGTACTTCTGTGGAAGAGGGATCCCCTACAGAGCAACAGAGGTGGGGCATTTTGGGGTGAAGGAGTGTTTTATAGATGGATTATTGTAGTGGTTACATGGCTCTGCGAATTtgtcaaatatacatatatatatacatatgtatatatatatataaacacacacacacatacatatatgtatatgagattCCATTACCATGcacaaaataacaatgaaaacatctcagtgggctgggctggggatgTACTTGTTGGTAGGGTGCTTGTCTGGCATGCTTGAAGTCCTGGATTCCAGCTCCATCGTTGTGCAAATGGAgtttggtgacacatgcctgaAAGTCCAGCTCCCAAGGAAATACAGATGGGAAGATgggaagtttaaggtcatcctcggATGTATAGccagtgagtttgaagtcagctggAGCTAATATGAGTCCATGTCCTGGGGGGGCGGGGCATGGTTAGTATTTATAGTGACCCTGTAATAGGAAGGTCACCAGGGTGGGATGTGGGAGGAGGAGGCAAAGCAGGGAGAGGGTCAGAAGAGGGGTGGGAACAGGGCTGAGGTCCAGGGTCTAACCCAGGGTAAATTTTAATAATGTGCTTTATTATATGCGGCCCTGCCTGCTTTAGAGATTTGAGCGTGAGAGCTAGCATGTCTGCATTGCTGTTTTGTTTCAGagagagtcttactatgtagccaatgCTTAtctgaaactcattatgtagcccaggctagccttggccaGAAAATCCTTGGGCAGGCCAGAATGgccttgatcttcctgcttcctagCTTCCTCTTTGCCGGGGCTTGACCTCAGGACCTCCTGCATACCCAGCAAGCTCTCTACCATTAAGCTGCACCCCGAGGCTAAGGGTCAGTTTGGCGCATtctgtgggtttgtgtgtcacAGACGTAAGGATAGAGAAGCTATAGTGGGGGACACCTTCTCTATCCTTATGTCTGGGTATGCaggaggtcctgaggtcaaaccATGCCCTCGGATTGTGGCCATTTCTCCCGATCTAAGGGAGTGGGAATCACGCATCGAGAAACTGAGTTTCCAAGCTGGCTCTGTCTATGGTCACCTCtacctcatctgtaaaatggaccACAGCCCTCAATCTGCTaggcgcgcgcgcacgtgcgtgtgcgtgtgcgtgtgcgtgtgcgtgtgcgtgtgtgtgtgtgtgtgtgtgtgtgtgtgtgtgtgtgagactttcAGGGCTGATTACCATAGCAGGCCAGGCTTGAATTCCTCACACACACTTCTTCCttgctccttcctccctctgtgtagccctggctgtcctggaactagctctatagaccaggctagcttcaaactctatctacctctgcctctgctaggattaaagatgtgcattgCCACAcccagtcttttgtttgttttttggagacaagagtCTTGCTCTGTTGCTCTGCCTGGCCTCTCCAACCTCCTGCTTCAATCTCTAGGGTGCTGTGATTACCCTGCTATGTGCTACACCtggctgtatgtatgtatttattggtttctttgcttgtttattGGCACAGTATGCCCCATGCAATATTCGGTGCCTACAATATTACACATCAAATACTTCACTAGAAAGAGTGTTTGTTTGTCTGGAATTCAAATTAAACTGGCCCATCAGCTTTACCTGGCAGGAGACACAGATGGGCACAGGGCGGGACGCCTTCCACTCCACAGCATCCCCTGAAGCATGTAGTACTCGGGTTTGACCTGGTATCTCACCTCCTCCAGGCAGCAGTCCTAGCTTGTGAGGCTGCCAGATTGTGTCCCGACTTGGGAGACTCACTCCTTGGCTCCAGGCAGCTCCTGAGGTGACTTGGAGTCCTCTCTTGTGTGTGAAGACAGGGCTGGGTGTCTCAGTGCCAACGGCGGGGGGACAGTGTGCATGGTGGGTCTTCCTTTCCTGGCTGGTGGCTGAGTGGCAGCGAATGCTCTTACATAATcggtctctctctcctccttctttttccagAGCTAGACTTCACACTGAGCAGCTGCAGTCGGAGAAACCAGAGAAAGCGCCACCCAGCCCCAGATTCCAAGAGGCCTGCCTGCTGGGgactcccttctcttcctcctcttcctccttctcctcctcttcctcctcctcctcctgagacCCCCCAAAGCCACTGTCTCACACCAGTTACTGAGCAGCAATGGGACTGGCAGTCACTGCCCCCTGGCTGTCCTCCGCCCTGCCAAGCAGATAGGGCGGTAGCTACCCCAGGAGTGCCTGCCCCCCTCTCAGCCTGGGCCAGCCCTTCCTGGACTTGGTGGCCACCTTTGCTGACCTGGGGCCATGTAGGCCCTGGCTCAGGCCTCTGGACACACTGCTGGGGACAGTGCCTCTGCTCTCAGGGGGCACCCAGTGTACCATCATGCCCTGGGGACTCGCCTGGTTTTACTGTGagtactgggggtggggagtcGTACCTGAGGATCCTGTCCTGGGAGGCcttggtgggtgggtaggtgggtggttcTACTGTAACCATAGCAACCAGGGCAGTTCTGGCTGGTAAGAGGTTGAAATGCTTCCCAGAAGGGTTTCGGGCAGCTTCAGGGATGGGAGAATCCACGGCcaccttctgctctgcctgcctctgacctcCGGCTCAGAGGTACAAGCTGAGTGGGCAGGCGATGCAGGACAGGGCAGGCACTGGGGTGGGTGGCAGCTTCTCACCTCTGTAGTTTCATTGGTTCTGGAGAGCAGGGTGGGGACAGAGGTGCTAGAGAGAGGCTTCCCATCTTCCTGGGTGTGGCTAGTGGGGGGCGGGTAGGGAAGGCACAACACATGGGAAAGAAGAGACCTGGAGAAGGTAGTCAGTTCCCCTCTAGCCCGCCCTCCATGACAGGTCAACAttaaaaagcagaaagcaaaCAACGTTCCTGTTAAAAGAGGGAAATGAGTTGAAATGAGGACAGAAATCAGGAAAGGACGTGCTTGGGGTGTCCATGCTGCTGACTGGGAAGCCGGCTGGGCGGAGACCCTCCCAGACTCCAAGACTCAGTGGTAGCCCCAGGGCTACTGGTGAGTGAGTCACTGTCATGACTTGACACGACTCTCCTCCCCGCTGTGACTTGAAGTTAGGCGTCCAGGAATCGGGGACCAAATAAATGAGGGCAGGGGGCTGGGACCCACAAGGCTCCTGAGAAGAGCCCGGCGTGGTCTGTCCCTGGTGCATGGATACTACAAAGGTTGGGGACATTCAGAATGGGTGAAGGACCCGGGCAGACCCAGGGTTCTGGGAGTTTTTACCCCTTAATGGACAAAGGTGGAAGTCCTGCCACATGCCAAGGAATACCAGGAGCCACCAGAAGCTGGTGACCATCCCTTAGAACCTTCAAAGACTATGGTGACTGGTGACACCCCGATTTCAGGCATCTAGTCCCCAGAACTATGAGAAAATACATTGACGGAGCTGAATCACAAGTTTGTGGTGATGTTAAGGTAACACCCTCCAGGACCCCCAGATCTTGAGGACTCAAAGGCTAGGTGGTACTCTGGTAGAGGTAGGAAGATGGGATCAGTGTCCCTAGCAGAGAGACAGTGTGCAAAGGTTTAGTGGTGGCGCTGAGAGGGGCTCGGCTAGACAGGCAGAGCACACTCAGGTTCCCGGAGGCCTTGAACACCAGTTCTGCTTTGCAAGGCAGAGTACTACAGGGCTAGAGAGCTGAGGGCCAATGCCTGAGGGGAAAGGGATTACAtttaaagatttagttttatcagttttaattgtgtgtgtgcatgtgggtatatCCAAATGAGCTGGTGTCCTAGGGAGCCAGAGATTAGGTCTCCCTGGAAGGGCCATctggcatgggtgctggggactgaactcgggtcctctaaaagaacaggaagtgctctgaaccacagaggcacctcttcagcccccaaatgattacatttatttacttattgtgttCAAAAGGGGGATGTGTGTGCGCAACAGTCGGGAGAAAagggtctgttctctccttccaccatgtgggtcctagggattgaactcaggtcttgggttgtcaggcttggtgccTGCCTTGGCTAAACCATCTTACTAGGCTCACCTGAGGGGAAGCGAGTCTGGAGGGGCCTGGTGGAAGGATGGCGTCTCTCAGGACTTGGCAAGGATTGGCTGTGGGGAGAGGTTGGCCGGGCAGGAGCCATCTTACAGGGGGATCTGGGGGACCTGGAGGATGCTACCTGAGCGTGATGTGAGTCACGAATCTGTGACTCAGCTCTGTCAATGTATTTTCTCCTAGTTCTGGGGACTAGATGTCTGGAATTGGGGTGTCACGGGTCACCGTAGCCTCTGAAGGCTCTAGGGGAGGGTCTTTTTGCCTCCTCCGGCTTCTGGTGGCTCCGGTGTTCCTTGGCTTGTGGTGGCAGTATTACCAGTTTGCACACTGTCCCATCGGCAAGACCTCTGCGACATCTTTCTCCCGGAGCACCGGCCATTGGATCTAGGCTCTCCCTAAGCCCAGGACAACCTCACGTTAAGAGCCTTTGCTTTAATTACACCTGTAATGAGCCTGTTTCCAAATAAAGTCATTCTTAGATTCTAGGTGAGTAAGAATTCGGGAGAGGATGCTATCAACCCATTTTACTGACTCACATTGGTGAGTGGGGATGGAAGTGATGACCTTCATTTATCCTGGGGAGCACAAGTCCCCCTCTCCCCCGACCAGCGTCTGGGCCAGGCAGGGAAAGCCCTACACCTCAGTTTGTGCTTCCAGATCCCGGCTCTCCACTCtggagggaggagacaggaaagCCTGGGTCCAGTGGGACACTGGCTGTGTGGCTCCTGGGACGCAAAGCATTGTGGGTGACAGCTGTGCTGTACCTGCCTGGTCCCCAGTTTCTCCTGgtggaggaagcaggaggatgaCACTTGTCATTAGAAATGGCGGCCTGGCTGCAGAGTGTGTTTGTCTGGGGGAAGGCAGGTCACCTGTGGACAGGCTTTTCGGGGATGGGCTACACAGGTGCTCTGGTTATTCTAAGATCCTGTCACAGTTtgccttctattgctgtgataaaacaccctgctCAAAAGCAACGTGGGGAGGATGGGATTGgggcttatttcagcttacagttgtaggtcacctggaagggaagccggaggggggaggggtaggttggggtggggagaggggtgggttggggtggggggaggggtgctggctgaaacagagaccatggagagaaGCTGCTCACTGGTTTGCTTTCCATGGCATGCTTgaccagcctgctttcttataccagcCAGAACCACCATCTAGGCGTGGCCCTTCTTGTGGGCTGGGCCCAcccacccacatcaatcattaaccagAACATGCCACAGAGTTGCCTACAGGCAATCTGATgggggcagttttttttttttttttcaatttaggtTCCCTTCCCGGATAACTGTAGCTGGTATCAAGGACGGGACCGAAAACCAGCTGGGACAGACCTAACTCCTATCTTAAGGGACACATTTGCTAAAGCCAGAGGCCTCTACAAGGCAACATGGTCCATGGGGGGCGGGACTTGGCGGATTGACAGGCCATCATGACTGATTGACTGCTGACAGGGAAGAAGACCCATCATGGATAGGATAGAATGGCCAGGGTTGGGGCAGAAGCCTCAGATGGTTCTGGGAGTGGGTGGCCCAGGTGCGGGTTTGCAAGGCAAGGCAGGGACCAAAAGCAAGCCTGTGTCAATGGGCCCAGCActgtgttaattaattaatttaaatttattttaccttttattttgttCGGGAGGGGGTTTGTGTGTCACAGTGCCTGCGTGGAGGTCAAAGTTCAGTTTGCAGGAGTTAGTGCACAGGTCTCCTACCCTGTGGTTCctgaggattgaattcaggtcctcagatcCCTTAcccactactgagccatcttggagGCCTAGTActggttgtgtgtgtttgttccttCTGCCCAACACTGTGTTAGGTGATTCTTACAAACTTGCCTCCTTGCAAGAAAGTCAGAGTTCTGCAGACGGGGAGGGCGTAACTGTGGTTTGTGTGGCCTGAGTAGACCTGAGAATCAGGGGGAACAGAGTGCTCCTAGTACTTGGTCCAGCAAGTGGGAACAGGCAAGGTGGGCCTGGAGACAGGGAGAAGCTAAGAGGGAGTGTGGCCCCAGACAGTGGGGCTACAAAGACAAAAGTCTTCAAGGCatcaggaagggagaggagagagatcaGTTAGTGATGTCTGCTTGTAACAGAGTAACGAGGTaagcctgcctgcctggctgtcttgaccaaaaggaaaaagaaaaaaaaaattagaaaagaaaaggcaaaaatgcGTTATTGATTttgacaacaacaataataatagataCTAAGTTGGGCATGGCTtgaacctttaattccagcacccaggaagcaaagGCTGGTGGGTCGCTGTGAGttcaagctagcctggtctacatagaaactTCCAGGTCAGTGGGGCAGCGACTGACTGGAGCTCTCTGAGAATGTCCCAGCTCCTAAGGCTGGGTGTGGTCGTCTCCCACAGAGAGTTGGTTCTTCACCCCTCATTTTTCAAAGCACAGGCAGTTAATTAATAAAGCTGAACCCATCCTCTGTGCTGCTGGTATTGCTGGTTCATGCTTCCTTAGGAAGGTCATGGAGCATATCTTAAATATTCCCCTGTAACGTACGTCACCATGAGGAGTCTCCCCCAtccataaataaatcttcaaaaaagaatTAATGATGCCGCTTATGCCTTTGTCGGTAAATCGTTCCTGTTTTATTTCTAGTTTATGAGTTTAGTGGGTCAAAGGTTTTAGAGTTTAAATCCTTTTTGTTATTAGATGGGCCAAATGCATTTCCAGGCCGAGAACTCTTTTGGCAGCATCAGGATTGTTAAAATGAAATCATCTCATAAaagctttcttcatttccttgtcCGTGCTTGGCTTTGGGTGGACCTGTTTCTCTGATTTCAGACTACATCTGAGTGCTTTCGTTTGAGTTTGTCTCTTTCTAGTGAGGTTGGCTCTTTTGGTATCTCTTGCTCTTTCATGTTTCTTTCATCCACTCGATTCCTATTCATATTTATTGTAAATTCAAatatctcccccccccaccccttcaagGGGTACAGATCCCAAGAGCTGTTTTTGAGGTCACAGTGACACCTAGTGGTGATACCTGGTACTGTTTCAAAAGACTGCCCATTATTGTCAGTTGCACCCGTGTTAGGAGCTCCGTTTAGCATTCTAGAGCCATCAGACTGAAAGGACCTGCTGGTACATCTAATGGAGAAAATCGAGCTTTGAAAACTTGTCACTCCAGACAAGGGGCTGAGAGGTGCCTTGAAACCTGGGCGATGTATTTACCTCACAGAGCAGAAGTAGGGGAGACTGGAGACCACAGCCTGGGGACTCTGACCACGGTGGGGTGTGCTTGCTACTCCAGATGACAAGTCTTCCTTAGGGTTCTGTACACACATGCCTTTCCCATCAGTACTTGTGAGTCTGGAAAACGGATGATAGTTGATACAGCTATGCACACCAGGTGGAGGACGGACACAGTGCCTGGCTCTCATAGGTTCTCATTGGGTGTGTCTCACAGGTCTTGGGATCCTACTTGACGTGGCTTTGGGAAATGAGAATCTGGAGATATGGACTCTGACCCAAGATAAGGAGTGTGACCTTACAGGCTACCTTCGGGGCAAGCTGCAGTACAAGAACCGGCTTCAGTACATGGTAACCAGAAGAGCACTAAATGGAGCCCCATTGCCAAGCCCCAAGGTTCTGGAGCAGAGCTCACTCCCACTTCCTATCTATGTCAGCCCCAGAGTTACAGTTCCTCTCTCCACCCTTCCCAATGTCGCTGaatctccccatctccctcccccacccccaccccccatgcctCAGCAGACCTATAAGTCTACTTCTATAAGGCTTTCATCCTATAACTCTGGAAAGGCCTCCAGGGACtcatcctgggggtggggggatggggagtggtCTTAGGTACTTATTAGTAGAGGAGACAAAGACCTTCAAGTCAGAAAATTTGGTTCCTTTGGGAAACTGAGGATGTCCACATGGTGTTGTGGGCTTTCTCCATGGCTGGGTTAGTTTCTGTTGTTTCGGAgggtgttttattgttgttgatatctgttttgtttttctctttttgagatgTATGTatcccaggccagccttgaacttgttatgtaTAGAGGATGACTTttaacttctaatcctcctgcctctgctttctgagggcTAGCTCACAGAAGGGTGCCACTGTGCCTGGAGCACGCAGGGCTGAGGCCTTATGCCAATCCAGGGCCTTGTCTATGccgggcaagcactttaccaactgagtcacaTTCTAGCCCCTGTGCTTTTGCTGATACAAGGTCATGTCGcacaggttggctttgaatttgagatcctcctgcttcagcctcccagctCGATAGGACTAATCTCGGAGACTGTCTTCACTGAGATGTAACTCATAGACCATGCAACCCACTAACTGAACGCATGCACCATgggctggtgagacggctcagtgggtaggtCTGATGGCCTGAGCTCAGGAGCCACATCAAGATGGAAGGGAAGAACCTTCTCCTGAaagttatcctttgacctccacatcaGTGCTGAGAGGCATGcccatgcctgcacacacacacacacacacactattaataacaataaataataaggTATCAGACACCAGACTCATTGATGTTCAGCGTGTTCACAGAACTGTGCAAAGGTTACCTTTGTAAGCATCAGACGAACCATATTCTTCAGTTCCAAAGCACCAAGTCTTCCTGAAAATCCTGGGTTCATACCCTGGGCCTGAAACTTCAACCCTTACAGGACTTGTGTATCTGATCTTACCCCACTCTCCACTTCCACCTCCTTTGTTCCAGGGGAAAGAAGAGATTTAGTTGCCTTTTAGTCCAGTTGCCCAGAGCTGTCTTTTCAACAGAGGACCTGTCTGTTGTCACGATGCTAGACTGGGTTCCTCTCTTGGGGGTCCTGTCTCAATAGTTTCTGCCCTGGGTCTCATGGTTTGTTCCTGTTCCTCCTCAGAAACATTACTTCCCCATCAACTACAGGATTGCTGTGCCTTATGAGGGGGTGCTCAGAGTGGCCAACATCACAAGGCTGGTGAGGACCCTTCCTGGGATGGGAAGCTGCTGCCTTCCATGATGCCCTCAGAAAGGAGCATGTGTGGGTCTAGGCAGGTTGTCCTACTGACCAGGGGCCTTTCCCTAACCACTCAAGCAAGCCTGCCACTAACCTAGGCCCAAGGTTGTCTGCTGGCCGCCGTGGACGACTGCGATGGCTCCCAGGCAGTGGCAAATGCATGGGGTAGGGGAGTGGTCAGTGCCCACAGGCCTATGCTTGCGCGTCACCGATGTCTCCTGTCCCTGCAGCAGAAGGCCCACGTGAGTGATCGAGAGCTGCGGTACCTGTGGGTCTTGGTGAGTCTCAATGCCACCGAGTCTGTGCTGGATGTGCTTCTGGAGGGCCACCCGTCCTGGAGCTATCTGCAGGAGGTTCAGACATTGCTGGAGAACGTCCAGCAGAGCCTCATGGTGAGCCATGTGCATTTGCTTGTGGGTCTGATGGGTGCTGGCAAAGGGCTACGAAGGGGGAGTCCTGACATGCACTGAACATGTGAGGCGCAGGAGGGATGGGGACAGAGGGGATTGGGACCTTGTTTCAAGCTGACATGAGCGctcctcttttttgttgttgttgtttgttttgtttttgttttttcgagacagggtttctctgtatagccctggctgtcctggaactcactctgtaaaccaggctggccttgaactcagaaatccgcctgcctctgccttccagagtgctggaattacaggcgtgagccaccactgcccagctctttctctctttgagtttttttaaatcattttattattgttgtttttattttataacccATTGAGTCCAATTATTGCTGCCCATTGCTCACTCCCAGTGCTGACTGACCTTGTACAGGAGTTGTACAGGTCGCCGGTGTATTCATGGGTGCACCGGACATGTCATCTCCACAAGACAGCATTATCTATTTGCTTGTTTGAGAGAGTTTCGTTCTCAAGCCCTGCCTGGCCTGAAATTCGCTGTGTAGATTAGGCTTTGCTTCTTGTGTCCTGAGTCTTAGGCAAGCCAAGGAATCCTCTGATTTCATGTCTGCATCCGAAGAATGAGACTCCTCTAGAAAGGGGAGAAGGACGTATGAGGGATATAGTGAAAGTGTTGgtctctttaaaaacacagaaatattttaagaatgtgtcttcattttaatcccaggtgtgggatctggggctgcttcagattgtccacagcagctgactgtgatttgcctcgaGCTCTAACAGAGGCGTGGTTTTGTctgctgcagatagtttctgcgagtgtgtggatgaatggataggtaggtaggtaggtaggtaggtaggtagatagatagatagatagatagatagatagatagatagatagatagatggggtTGTTTTGGCCAGCTGGTGGTTAGATGTCATTTGTTGCAGTTTGTTGAGTAGTCATGCACAGAGagacaagaagaagaaagtagaTATCCTGATGGTGGGCAAAGATCAGACTTGCCCCGAGGACCTTGACACCCCTAATCAGCAAGAAGTAGTCTAACGataatgttgccccctttcccctcGATCCTTTTTTCTCTGCTATTTAGTGTTAgcgggtggagaagggtggaagaaaaaaagaacccagGAAGTAGCCAACGGTTCAGTTAAAGGTGGACGACAGGACTTTCAGAGCATTGCAACTGTTCTGTATAATGCAGTGATAGAGGACCCATGACACTACGTTTTTATCAAATATCCGTGGAGCACGGAGGGTGAGACATAACGACTATGACTTGAGTTTAGAAAAaaacatgggggctggagaggtggctcagtggttaagagcactgactgctcttccagaggtcctgagttcaaatccagaaaccacatggtggctcacaaccatctgtaacgagatctgatgccctcttctggtgtgtctgaagacag of the Apodemus sylvaticus chromosome 21, mApoSyl1.1, whole genome shotgun sequence genome contains:
- the Il34 gene encoding interleukin-34 isoform X2, giving the protein MPWGLAWFYCLGILLDVALGNENLEIWTLTQDKECDLTGYLRGKLQYKNRLQYMKHYFPINYRIAVPYEGVLRVANITRLKAHVSDRELRYLWVLVSLNATESVLDVLLEGHPSWSYLQEVQTLLENVQQSLMDVEIGPHVEAVLSLLSTPGLSLKLVRPKALLDNCFRVMELLYCSCCKQSPILKWQDCELPRLHPHSPGSLMQCTATNVYPLPRQTPTSMPRSPNSSHGPLP
- the Il34 gene encoding interleukin-34 isoform X3; its protein translation is MPWGLAWFYCLGILLDVALGNENLEIWTLTQDKECDLTGYLRGKLQYKNRLQYMKHYFPINYRIAVPYEGVLRVANITRLQKAHVSDRELRYLWVLVSLNATESVLDVLLEGHPSWSYLQEVQTLLENVQQSLMQENRWNKSRGNNSAPGDGSQQSACLARVRTLNPHEGQAMGWRDGSVVKNTTRFSRGPEFGFQHPHQGAHSWL
- the Il34 gene encoding interleukin-34 isoform X1; translated protein: MPWGLAWFYCLGILLDVALGNENLEIWTLTQDKECDLTGYLRGKLQYKNRLQYMKHYFPINYRIAVPYEGVLRVANITRLQKAHVSDRELRYLWVLVSLNATESVLDVLLEGHPSWSYLQEVQTLLENVQQSLMDVEIGPHVEAVLSLLSTPGLSLKLVRPKALLDNCFRVMELLYCSCCKQSPILKWQDCELPRLHPHSPGSLMQCTATNVYPLPRQTPTSMPRSPNSSHGPLP